The window TGGCATGAAGTGAGGTCCAGGCGCAGCGAAAGCGTGACATCACACGCCATTAAGACAAGGTGACCGTACTGGGTTGCTTAGAGTCTGAGGGCAACACCACAGGCCGCCTCAAAGTTGCCCCGCCGAGACGAGAACCTCGAAATCCGTTTCCGGTTTCGTTCCCAAGCTCTTATCATTAACCTCAACCCATGCGAACAGCCGACGACACCCTGCCCCGGACAGCGCCGGTCAACCCGAACGACGTTGACCTGAGCAAAGTCCTCAGTGTTCTCAAGCGGCACTGGCTGCCCCTCCTCCTGATTCCTAGCCTGACCGCCGGGGGAACCTACGCCCTGCTCAACCGCGTGCCCCCGACGTACCAGGCGGGCACCAGCATCATGTCCGGCGGAACTTCGAACGGGAACCTCGCCCTGAACGGGGCCATCGTTTCAGCCACGCAACTGCCGGAAGGCGCGGTGGACTCGGTCATTCACAGTCGCGCCCTGGTCGAGCAGGTGATCGGTGCCGTGCAAAGCTCGTCCCTGCCTCCGCAATTGAAAAGCGAGATCGCCAGCGATCTTCGTGCGGAACTGTCCAGCGGGCAGTACCGCCGACTGCAAGTCCGCACGAAAATCGACAATCAGCAGCGGGGCGTGTACACCCTGACGTCCACCGCCGAATCACCGGCCGCCGCGCGCGTCCTCGCGAACGCGGCCACGCAGAGCCTCCTCCAGTGGGACGTCGACCGCGTCCGGATCGGCGTCACCCAGGCCCGCCGGAACCTTCAGGACCAGCTCGACAACCTCACCGCACGCCTGGCCACCCTCCCCCCGAACAGTGTGGAACGCGACAGTCTCGTCGCGGCTCGCGGGCAACTTCTGCTGAGCCTCTCGCAGGCCACCGTTCTGGAGCAGGGGGCCATCGGGAGTCTCGTGCGCCTGGCCGAAGCGAACGATCCCAGCCGGCCCATCGCTCCGAAACCCCTCCGGAACGCTGTCCTCGCGTTCCTGCTGGCGCTGTTCGCCACGGCGGGCAGCGTCCTCCTGCGGGACTCGCTGCGCCGCAAGATCAACGCTCCGGCGGATCTGCCCCCCGGCCTGCCCATCCTGGGAAGCGTACCCCGCCTGAAAAGCCGCAAACGCAGTGCGGTGCTGCAAAACGACCATAGCGGCGCTTACGAGGCGGGCGGGTTCATTCGCGTGAACGTCCTCGCGAAACTCGAGGGCCACAGTCACCCGGTCATCGTGGTCACCAGCCCGGGCCCGTTCAACGGGAAGAGCACCGTCACGGCCATGATGGCCAAAGCCCTCGCCGAAGGTGGACGGCGCGTCCTCCTGATCGACCTTGATCTCCACCGGCCCACGCAGCACGAGTTCTGGCCGGTCGCCGGGCTGGAATGGCGGCCCCTGCCGGAGGCCGTCACGACACCGAACGCGCAGCGCAGCATCCTGGATGCCGCCGCGCACCCCGATCAGGCGAGCGTCCTGGCGGTCGCGGAGAACATCGATCTCCTCCCCGCGCAGGCCGTCAGCCGTCAGGTGGTCACGGCCCTGAATAACCTGAATCTCATGCAGCAGATCCGCACCTGGGCGCAGCAGTACGACGCCGTGCTGCTCGACACGCCGCCCGTCCTGGCGCTCTCCGACGCCCTCCTGTTGGGGCAGGCCAGCGACGGCGTCGTGATGGTCGCCAGCTCAGGCGAGACGTCCACGCAGGAACTCGAGCGGGCAGTGGACGCCTTCACGGCCACGCAGGGCAGGCTGCTGGGCGTCATCCTGAACAAGGTGCCCAGGTCCAGCGAAGGGTACGCCTACTACAGTTACCGCCGCTGAGCCCTGCGGCGCAGCCCAAAACCAGAAAAGAGAAAAAACCCCCGCCCCAGCCGAGTGCTGGAGGCGGGGGCCTCTCATTGCCGCAAGTCGTCCGTGCCTGAAAAAGCTCCCTCCGCGGTGGCCACTGCGAGGGGCTCAGGTGTGAGGTGAGAACCACAGCAGAGGGCCTGCCTGGGCGGCACGCGAGCGGATCAGCCTGCCGGGAACAGGCGGCGGAAGGCCATTTCCACAAGCTGCTCTGCGAACGGCGTCTCCAGCAGCATGGACAGCCATCCGGCACTCGGGGGCGCGTACTCCCGCACGAGCGTCTGCACGATGGCCAGCACGATCCGAGCGCGGGGTTTACCGCCCAGAAGGGGCTTGAGTTCCTGCGCGGCCCGGACGGCGGCGTCAATGAGGCCGATGACCTCACCCCACGTCGCCCCGTCGCGGAGGCGCTGCGCGAACGCGGTCAGCGTCGGAACGTGCGCTTTCAGCCAGGGCGTGAGGTCATCGGGCGTCAGGGTCGCGGCGGTGCGGGTGGGGGCACTGAGGGCCAGCAGGGCGGTCAAAAGCTGGTTTTGCATGGTGGGCTCCTGAATGGGCGCGGCCCCACCGTGACGGGGGGCCGGGAGAGGAGGCGGGTTTACTGAGGCCGGGCCGGAATCGTTGCGGGCGTCACGGGCTGGCGTTCCACCACCAGGTCGCCGTCGGATTGGTGGTAGACGAACAGGCGCTCATAGGCGGCTCGGGCGCTGCCGGGCGGGTACACGGTGCGGAGCTGCTCGACCAGGGCGGCACTGAGGTCGGTGCCGCCGTAGCGGGTCGGCTGGCCGTTCCACACCACCGGCTGCCCGCCGCCCACCGGCACGAGCAGCACGCGGGGCGGCTGGGCCTGGACAGGCGCGCCCGGCACCAGCGGCAGCGCCTTCGCGTAGGCGGCCAGCATCTCGGCGGCGTGCAGCATGGCCGGGCCGTTCACCGCGCGGCGCGTGCCCCGGATGTCCCCGGCGCGGGCGAGCGCATCGGCCTGACTCATGCGGGTCCAGTACGCCGCCGCCGCGAGGGCCGCCGGGCCGATCTGCTCGAGCAGCTCCGGGCGGGCCACCAGGTCCAGGCCGATCAGGTCGCCGGTGCGCTTAAAGTTGGCCTTCCCGGTCGTCTGGATCATCCCCGCGCCCCGGTAGCGCCAGCCGTCGCCGCTCCGGACGTTGCCGTTCCCCAGGCGG is drawn from Deinococcus ficus and contains these coding sequences:
- a CDS encoding AAA family ATPase codes for the protein MRTADDTLPRTAPVNPNDVDLSKVLSVLKRHWLPLLLIPSLTAGGTYALLNRVPPTYQAGTSIMSGGTSNGNLALNGAIVSATQLPEGAVDSVIHSRALVEQVIGAVQSSSLPPQLKSEIASDLRAELSSGQYRRLQVRTKIDNQQRGVYTLTSTAESPAAARVLANAATQSLLQWDVDRVRIGVTQARRNLQDQLDNLTARLATLPPNSVERDSLVAARGQLLLSLSQATVLEQGAIGSLVRLAEANDPSRPIAPKPLRNAVLAFLLALFATAGSVLLRDSLRRKINAPADLPPGLPILGSVPRLKSRKRSAVLQNDHSGAYEAGGFIRVNVLAKLEGHSHPVIVVTSPGPFNGKSTVTAMMAKALAEGGRRVLLIDLDLHRPTQHEFWPVAGLEWRPLPEAVTTPNAQRSILDAAAHPDQASVLAVAENIDLLPAQAVSRQVVTALNNLNLMQQIRTWAQQYDAVLLDTPPVLALSDALLLGQASDGVVMVASSGETSTQELERAVDAFTATQGRLLGVILNKVPRSSEGYAYYSYRR
- a CDS encoding glycoside hydrolase family 19 protein, with the translated sequence MITPDLIRKLSPRHPNPQAAADALSKAAVRFGITDPESVAAWLANLAIESNLTPCRENLYYTDAARARRIFSALRAYPDSAFVRNPEGMANIVYANRLGNGNVRSGDGWRYRGAGMIQTTGKANFKRTGDLIGLDLVARPELLEQIGPAALAAAAYWTRMSQADALARAGDIRGTRRAVNGPAMLHAAEMLAAYAKALPLVPGAPVQAQPPRVLLVPVGGGQPVVWNGQPTRYGGTDLSAALVEQLRTVYPPGSARAAYERLFVYHQSDGDLVVERQPVTPATIPARPQ